From the genome of Coregonus clupeaformis isolate EN_2021a unplaced genomic scaffold, ASM2061545v1 scaf0100, whole genome shotgun sequence, one region includes:
- the LOC123483380 gene encoding ATP-dependent DNA helicase Q5-like isoform X2, producing MRQNAHENKTKSLLKQRLCKESEEREAKRSGPLQDSRKKVTFNPNIQETVLEPGSPSKAPKPVSLKEVADIVVRCLDPFYTQGKFTTKELFKSFARYLSHLLAEGRSRGKGQVKMQAKTLINKFFSGVKRCESEADWKHLKGPHSTETSEHRWMGGGGTTNGKVAEDNNLGV from the exons ctatgtaaggagagtgaagagagggaaGCCAAGCGCAGCGGCCCCCTACAGGACAGCAGGAAAAAGGTGACCTTTAACCCCAACATCCAGGAGACTGTACTGGAGCCAGGGAGCCCCAGCAAAGCCCCCAAGCCTGTGTCTCTGAAGGAGGTGGCTGACATCGTGGTGCGCTGTCTAGACCCCTTCTATACGCAGGGCAAGTTTACCACCAAg GAGCTGTTCAAGTCATTTGCCCGCTACTTGTCTCATCTACTAGCAGAGGGGAGGAGTAGGGGAAAAGGTCAAG TGAAAATGCAGGCCAAGACTCTGATAAATAAGTTCTTCAGCGGTGTGAAGCGCTGTGAGAGTGAAGCAGACTGGAAGCACCTGAAGGGACCACACAGCACTGAGACCTCTGAACACAgatggatgggaggaggagggactACGAACGGAAAGGTGGCGGAGGATAACAACCTGGGGGTCTGA